From a single Candidatus Omnitrophota bacterium genomic region:
- a CDS encoding HPr family phosphocarrier protein, with product MTVEKTIMIRNKQGLHARPAALFVQIANKFNCDITISKGKQKVNGKSIMGIMMLEAGAGVKVLIAADGEDAERAIAELEKLLLSDDIEDFVI from the coding sequence ATGACTGTTGAGAAGACGATAATGATAAGGAATAAACAAGGCCTGCACGCCAGGCCGGCCGCGCTATTTGTGCAGATCGCCAACAAATTCAACTGCGACATTACCATATCCAAAGGAAAGCAGAAGGTTAACGGGAAGTCCATAATGGGGATAATGATGCTCGAGGCCGGCGCCGGGGTCAAAGTATTGATAGCGGCGGACGGCGAGGACGCCGAGCGGGCGATCGCGGAACTCGAGAAGTTATTGTTAAGCGACGATATTGAGGATTTTGTCATATAG
- a CDS encoding ComF family protein produces the protein MTQAIVTIAKNFMNLLYPMRCYACGKDLEALNKYGVCDDCVSRIRKNPAPFCRICGRPVEKSSCLCAECKRSAPFFDRAYSAYLYEGVLKELIHKFKYNGKIRLSRILSKHTADFIEDNGDIVKDIDIITCVPLQNNRLRERGFNQSRILAFNISERAGIPFADTLEKRVSTRHQNELSRDERLSNLKGAFAVRAEADIYGLAVLLIDDVMTTGATLSECSRALRDAGAKEVRCLTLARGVGN, from the coding sequence ATGACACAGGCTATAGTCACTATAGCAAAAAATTTCATGAATCTGCTGTATCCTATGCGGTGTTACGCCTGCGGGAAGGATCTCGAAGCGTTGAACAAATACGGCGTCTGCGACGACTGCGTTAGCCGCATACGAAAGAATCCAGCGCCGTTCTGCCGCATTTGCGGCCGCCCCGTGGAAAAAAGTTCATGTCTGTGCGCCGAATGCAAAAGATCGGCCCCGTTTTTCGACAGGGCGTATTCGGCGTACCTTTATGAAGGCGTACTTAAAGAACTTATCCATAAATTCAAATATAATGGCAAGATACGGTTATCCCGCATATTGTCAAAACATACGGCTGACTTTATTGAAGATAACGGCGATATAGTTAAAGATATAGACATTATAACCTGCGTTCCGCTGCAAAATAACCGTTTAAGGGAGAGAGGCTTCAATCAGTCCAGGATACTGGCTTTCAATATATCCGAAAGGGCCGGGATTCCGTTTGCCGATACATTGGAAAAGCGCGTATCTACAAGACACCAGAATGAGCTGTCCAGGGACGAAAGGCTGTCCAACCTGAAAGGCGCATTCGCGGTCAGGGCTGAGGCAGACATCTATGGCCTTGCTGTATTATTGATAGACGACGTGATGACAACGGGGGCGACCCTGAGCGAATGCTCCAGGGCGCTCCGGGATGCCGGCGCCAAAGAGGTGCGTTGTCTTACACTGGCGCGGGGCGTTGGAAATTGA
- a CDS encoding nucleotidyltransferase family protein: protein MKVVILAAGYAIRLHPMTLNTSKSLLSVGGKKMIDRILDKIAAMKNAASSICIVTNDKFYGSFNGWLMTSFHRKKTELLNDGTTANENRLGAVQDLEFAIKSKKIDDDLLVIAGDNLFDFDLDRFIEFAKGRADGVSVALHDIKKFESARSFGVVEIDVDEKVVDFEEKPEKPKSTLISCGIYYFPKEKLSLIEEYVKQQNKLDAPGYYISWMSKVDRVYGFTFLEDWYDIGNIESYEKADREYRKKESAER, encoded by the coding sequence ATGAAAGTTGTTATTCTGGCTGCCGGTTACGCTATCAGACTTCATCCGATGACCCTGAATACTTCGAAGTCGCTCTTGAGCGTCGGCGGGAAAAAGATGATCGACAGGATATTGGATAAGATCGCGGCAATGAAGAACGCCGCGAGTTCGATATGTATAGTTACGAATGATAAGTTCTACGGCAGCTTCAACGGCTGGCTTATGACGTCGTTCCACAGGAAAAAGACCGAATTATTAAACGACGGGACTACGGCCAACGAGAATAGACTAGGTGCCGTGCAGGACCTCGAATTTGCCATTAAGTCAAAGAAGATAGACGATGATCTCCTGGTGATAGCGGGCGACAACCTGTTCGATTTTGACCTTGATAGATTTATCGAATTCGCCAAAGGGAGGGCAGACGGCGTTTCAGTAGCTCTGCATGACATAAAGAAGTTTGAGTCGGCCAGGAGCTTCGGCGTTGTCGAGATAGACGTTGACGAAAAGGTGGTCGACTTCGAAGAGAAACCTGAGAAACCGAAATCTACCCTGATATCGTGCGGAATATATTATTTTCCTAAAGAAAAATTGTCCTTGATAGAAGAATATGTAAAACAGCAGAATAAGCTTGACGCCCCCGGTTACTATATAAGCTGGATGAGCAAGGTCGACAGGGTTTACGGGTTTACATTTCTTGAAGATTGGTACGATATAGGGAATATCGAATCTTATGAGAAAGCGGACAGGGAATACAGGAAAAAGGAGAGCGCCGAAAGATAG
- the lptG gene encoding LPS export ABC transporter permease LptG, with amino-acid sequence MKIIDKYIVKGFVGPFIWCTFVFLIMAVIIDIFSFIDDIVKFKIPAMSIFNFYLYYSPTIFIQVTPMAILLSTIYILSNLNKHNEVTAMKSSGISLWRIMAPILIIGTIVASVIFIVNDRVIPPTSRKAADIRRYELEKEKRKQSAQKIVENVAIYGSGNKIIFARNYDTEKKTLGDIIIHQHDKAENLVSKITAQSGTWTEDGWKFKKVIMWKIDNSGRILQEPLFFDERIIALKEKPSDFANREWRADYMSHRELKNYIKNFEGTGTRLIKSLQVDLHYKVAFSLISLIIILIGAPFALITTRGGVLIGMGMSIAIGLLYYAFIAISLAFGKAGFLPPVVAAWSGNVVFTILGIYLINKRS; translated from the coding sequence ATGAAGATAATAGATAAATATATAGTCAAGGGTTTCGTGGGGCCTTTTATATGGTGCACATTTGTATTCCTTATAATGGCCGTCATAATAGATATATTCTCGTTTATCGACGATATTGTTAAGTTCAAGATACCGGCGATGTCGATCTTCAATTTTTATCTATACTATTCGCCTACAATATTCATACAGGTAACGCCGATGGCGATACTCCTCTCAACCATATATATACTAAGCAACCTCAATAAGCATAACGAGGTGACCGCTATGAAATCGAGCGGCATAAGCCTGTGGCGAATAATGGCCCCCATACTGATAATAGGAACGATCGTCGCGTCAGTCATATTCATAGTCAACGACAGGGTAATACCGCCCACATCCAGGAAGGCCGCCGATATCAGGCGTTATGAGCTCGAGAAAGAAAAGCGCAAACAGAGCGCTCAGAAGATAGTGGAGAACGTCGCGATATACGGTTCCGGGAATAAGATAATTTTTGCGCGGAACTACGATACCGAAAAAAAGACCCTGGGGGATATAATAATACACCAGCACGACAAGGCCGAGAATCTCGTGTCCAAGATCACTGCCCAAAGCGGCACATGGACAGAGGACGGATGGAAGTTCAAAAAGGTCATAATGTGGAAGATAGATAATTCGGGCAGGATACTGCAGGAACCCTTATTCTTCGATGAGAGGATAATCGCCCTTAAAGAGAAGCCCTCCGATTTCGCTAACCGGGAATGGCGCGCCGATTACATGAGTCACAGGGAGTTAAAGAATTACATAAAAAATTTTGAGGGCACTGGAACAAGGCTGATTAAGAGCCTGCAGGTAGACCTGCATTACAAGGTAGCTTTTTCTCTCATAAGCCTTATAATCATACTGATAGGGGCGCCGTTCGCTTTGATAACTACCCGCGGCGGCGTTTTGATAGGCATGGGCATGAGCATAGCGATAGGCCTCCTCTACTACGCCTTTATCGCCATAAGCCTCGCGTTCGGAAAAGCGGGGTTTCTGCCTCCTGTAGTTGCGGCATGGTCCGGCAACGTCGTATTCACTATCCTCGGAATATATCTGATAAATAAGAGAAGTTAG
- the ptsP gene encoding phosphoenolpyruvate--protein phosphotransferase, with product MNKKKETALKGIPASPGITIGKAFLFGREQYTISRRNIKDEHIPSEIKRFKDALIQTKNEIIDIKKRISEEMGVEHAQIFSAHLLVIDDSMLIEEVVSRLKREKLSIEYVFQDVLKRYIKVFSEMDDEYLKERISDINDVGRRILKNLIGAKEDILSNLKEKVVVVAYDLSPSDTATMHKKNVTAFATDIGGRTSHTAIMAKSLEIPAVVGLETLTKKVENGDEVIIDGTHGFVIINPSAKTLKKYEQDKERFAVIEKHLLELKNQPSITLDGKSIQLSANIEVPEDVASVIAHGATGIGLYRTEYFYMNRKDLPTEEEQFKAYSSVAKKMKPNSVIIRTLDLGGDKFLSQLDVPQQMNPFLGWRAIRFCLARPDIFKAQLRAILRASAFGKLKVMYPMISGVEELRQANTLLEEAKKDLKKEAVEFDEDIEVGAMIEVPSAALTSDILAREIDFFSIGTNDLIQYSLAVDRVNEKIAYLYEPAHPAVLRLIKNVIENGHNAGVWVGMCGEMAGDIVMTIVLLGLGLDEFSTSPIAIPEIKRIIRSVTIRQAKEIAQEAMTLSTGKEVERFAKKKLKEIVPDLAIEVE from the coding sequence ATGAATAAGAAGAAAGAGACAGCGCTGAAAGGAATACCGGCTTCGCCGGGTATAACCATAGGCAAGGCGTTCCTTTTCGGAAGAGAGCAGTATACTATCTCCAGGCGTAATATAAAAGATGAGCACATACCTTCGGAGATAAAGCGTTTCAAGGACGCTCTCATCCAGACCAAGAACGAAATAATCGATATAAAGAAACGCATTTCCGAGGAGATGGGCGTAGAGCACGCGCAGATATTCAGCGCGCACCTCCTGGTAATAGACGACAGCATGTTGATAGAAGAGGTGGTGTCGAGGCTTAAGAGGGAGAAGCTTTCGATCGAATACGTCTTCCAGGACGTCCTGAAGAGATATATCAAGGTATTCTCGGAGATGGATGACGAATATCTAAAGGAACGTATAAGCGATATAAACGACGTCGGTAGGAGGATCCTGAAAAATCTGATAGGAGCGAAAGAGGACATACTGTCAAACTTGAAAGAGAAGGTCGTGGTCGTAGCGTACGACCTTTCGCCGTCCGATACCGCCACAATGCATAAGAAGAATGTCACCGCTTTTGCGACAGATATAGGCGGCAGGACATCTCATACGGCCATCATGGCGAAATCTTTGGAGATACCCGCTGTTGTAGGCCTGGAGACCCTGACCAAGAAGGTCGAGAACGGCGACGAAGTGATAATAGACGGCACCCATGGTTTTGTCATAATAAATCCGTCTGCTAAAACGCTGAAAAAATATGAGCAGGATAAGGAACGGTTCGCGGTCATTGAAAAACACCTGCTCGAGCTCAAGAACCAGCCCTCCATTACTCTCGACGGCAAGAGCATACAGCTGTCGGCAAACATAGAGGTGCCGGAGGATGTGGCCTCTGTCATAGCGCACGGGGCCACCGGCATAGGCCTGTACAGGACGGAATATTTCTATATGAACAGGAAGGACCTTCCTACCGAAGAGGAGCAGTTCAAGGCGTATTCATCCGTCGCGAAGAAGATGAAGCCGAATTCTGTCATAATCAGGACGCTGGACCTGGGAGGCGATAAGTTCCTTTCTCAACTCGATGTCCCGCAGCAGATGAACCCTTTTCTTGGATGGCGCGCTATAAGATTCTGTCTCGCGAGGCCTGATATATTTAAGGCGCAGCTCAGGGCAATCCTGAGGGCTTCGGCATTCGGAAAACTTAAAGTTATGTACCCTATGATATCCGGCGTAGAAGAGCTGAGGCAGGCGAACACCCTCCTGGAAGAGGCTAAGAAGGATCTTAAAAAAGAGGCCGTCGAATTCGATGAGGATATAGAGGTAGGCGCTATGATCGAAGTCCCTTCCGCGGCGCTTACCAGCGATATACTCGCCAGGGAGATAGACTTCTTTTCGATAGGTACGAACGACCTTATACAGTATTCGCTTGCTGTCGACAGGGTGAACGAAAAGATAGCGTATCTATACGAGCCGGCCCACCCTGCCGTGTTGAGGCTTATAAAGAACGTGATAGAGAACGGCCATAACGCGGGCGTGTGGGTTGGTATGTGCGGAGAGATGGCCGGCGATATAGTAATGACCATAGTGCTTCTTGGGCTGGGCCTTGACGAATTCAGCACCTCGCCTATAGCCATCCCGGAGATAAAACGTATTATAAGGTCCGTGACTATCAGACAGGCGAAAGAGATAGCTCAGGAGGCTATGACCCTTTCCACGGGGAAAGAGGTGGAGAGGTTCGCTAAGAAAAAATTGAAAGAGATTGTTCCGGACCTGGCGATCGAAGTGGAATAG
- the metK gene encoding methionine adenosyltransferase produces the protein MTKNKYLFTSESVTEGHPDKVCDQVSDSVLDEVLKQDPAGRVACETYVTMGLIIVGGEITTTAYVDIHKLCRSLLKDIGYTHPKYGFDHHTCAILNAIHTQSPDIAMGVDKGGAGDQGMMMGYACKETPELMPLPIMLAHKLCRKLAEVRKSNELKYLGPDGKSQVTVEYHDGKPVKVNSVVLASQHTEDVVDKKTDMLSKKAREEIIEKVALPVLKNYIDKETEFFINQTGKFVIGGPQSDTGMTGRKIIVDTYGGTVSHGGGAFSGKDPTKVDRSGAYMGRYIAKNIVAAGIADKLFIQLAYVIGRAEPVSMMINTYVTGKISDEKIEKVIREHFELTPQGIIATLKLRESDGTRYRKTAAYGHFGRTEEGFTWEKTDVAKDLKKYVK, from the coding sequence ATGACGAAGAATAAATATCTGTTCACATCGGAAAGCGTAACGGAAGGCCATCCCGACAAGGTATGTGACCAGGTTTCCGACAGCGTCCTTGACGAGGTATTGAAACAGGATCCGGCAGGCAGGGTCGCATGCGAGACTTATGTTACCATGGGCCTTATAATAGTAGGCGGGGAGATAACGACAACGGCATATGTGGATATACATAAACTGTGTCGAAGCCTGCTGAAGGATATAGGCTACACACATCCTAAATACGGGTTCGATCATCACACATGCGCCATATTGAACGCCATACATACGCAGTCGCCGGACATTGCCATGGGAGTAGACAAAGGCGGGGCCGGAGACCAGGGCATGATGATGGGATATGCCTGCAAGGAGACGCCGGAACTTATGCCGCTGCCGATAATGCTCGCTCATAAACTTTGCCGGAAACTGGCTGAGGTGAGAAAGAGCAACGAGCTGAAATATCTCGGACCCGACGGAAAATCGCAGGTCACGGTGGAATATCACGACGGCAAACCGGTTAAGGTGAATTCAGTCGTCCTCGCGAGCCAGCATACCGAAGACGTTGTTGATAAGAAGACCGACATGCTCTCAAAGAAGGCAAGGGAAGAGATAATCGAAAAGGTGGCGCTTCCGGTCCTGAAAAATTACATCGATAAGGAGACGGAATTCTTTATTAACCAGACCGGTAAATTCGTGATCGGCGGGCCGCAGTCGGATACCGGTATGACCGGCCGCAAGATCATAGTCGACACATACGGCGGTACCGTGTCCCACGGCGGCGGGGCTTTTTCAGGAAAAGACCCCACAAAGGTCGACCGTTCCGGCGCATACATGGGAAGGTATATAGCCAAGAACATAGTCGCCGCAGGCATCGCCGATAAGCTCTTTATACAGCTTGCTTATGTCATCGGACGCGCCGAACCGGTATCCATGATGATCAATACATACGTGACCGGAAAGATAAGCGATGAGAAGATCGAGAAGGTGATAAGGGAGCATTTCGAGCTTACGCCTCAGGGAATAATAGCCACTTTGAAGTTGCGGGAATCCGACGGCACAAGGTACAGGAAGACGGCCGCTTACGGACATTTCGGCAGGACCGAAGAAGGGTTTACCTGGGAAAAGACGGATGTGGCGAAGGATTTAAAGAAGTATGTTAAGTAG
- a CDS encoding bifunctional phosphoglucose/phosphomannose isomerase, translating into MNLDDPKNITRYDRAGMLETIELLPQQCLVASSIGSKIDLPRRFKSGYKNIVCAGMGGSAIGADIARSYLFDKARAPLFVNRNYTVPGFVGRGSLIIASSYSGNTEETISSYKDAKAKKADIIVITSGGKLKKMAEADGFPAVIIPGGLPPRCAIGYSFFPLLILLSKIGFAGSQEKDISETIKVLSRLKERLGHAVPESVNPAKKIAGKLYLKYPVIYAGQEHIDCAATRWRGELAENSKTVSSVHTFPEMCHNEIVGWANPERILKSFAVILLRDKGDSPRIGLRMDIVKRMLKTEGIEATEVHSSGDGLLARIFSLIYMGDFASFYLAIMNRTDPTPVDRITYLKKELSKKG; encoded by the coding sequence ATGAACTTAGACGATCCGAAAAATATTACGAGATATGACAGGGCAGGTATGCTGGAGACGATCGAGCTGTTGCCTCAGCAGTGCCTTGTCGCCAGTAGTATAGGATCTAAGATCGACCTGCCGCGGCGTTTCAAATCCGGATATAAGAATATAGTATGCGCGGGTATGGGCGGTTCAGCCATCGGCGCGGATATCGCAAGATCATATCTCTTCGATAAGGCGAGGGCCCCTCTGTTTGTTAACAGGAACTATACCGTGCCCGGTTTTGTGGGCAGAGGATCTTTGATTATAGCCTCAAGCTATTCAGGGAATACCGAAGAGACGATAAGCTCGTATAAAGACGCCAAGGCTAAAAAGGCCGATATCATAGTCATAACTTCCGGCGGGAAACTAAAGAAGATGGCCGAAGCCGACGGTTTTCCCGCGGTCATCATACCCGGAGGGCTGCCGCCCCGCTGCGCTATAGGCTATTCGTTCTTTCCTCTCCTTATCCTATTGTCTAAAATAGGATTTGCGGGAAGCCAGGAAAAGGATATCTCTGAGACGATAAAGGTCTTAAGCCGCCTGAAGGAGAGATTGGGCCATGCCGTTCCTGAGAGCGTTAACCCGGCAAAGAAGATCGCCGGGAAATTATACCTTAAATACCCTGTGATCTATGCCGGCCAGGAACATATAGACTGCGCGGCTACCAGATGGAGAGGCGAGCTTGCGGAAAATTCCAAAACCGTTTCATCCGTCCATACTTTTCCCGAGATGTGCCATAATGAGATCGTCGGCTGGGCAAATCCGGAACGTATACTGAAAAGTTTTGCTGTCATTTTATTAAGAGATAAGGGGGATAGTCCCCGCATAGGATTAAGGATGGATATCGTCAAGAGGATGCTGAAGACGGAAGGCATCGAAGCGACGGAAGTCCATTCTTCCGGTGACGGATTATTGGCGAGGATATTTTCGCTCATATATATGGGCGATTTTGCAAGTTTCTATCTTGCCATAATGAACAGGACAGACCCGACACCTGTAGACAGGATAACGTATCTTAAAAAAGAATTGTCAAAGAAAGGGTAA
- a CDS encoding class II fructose-bisphosphate aldolase, with translation MGRRPLDMDKLALDLALTENIDDKKKIAKKIAGLAYKGGVYPSSINEFYMARGKGEFPAAFTVPAINLRTLTYDLAKAIFRVAKRNNAGPFIFEIAKSEMGYTNQPAVEYTAVCLAAAMKEGWKGPIFIQGDHFQVSHKNYEKDPEKELESIKALIIQAMEGGFYNIDIDSSTLVDLSKSSIKKQQELNYEVCAKLTNFIRQNQPRGIEVSVGGEIGEVGSKNSTPEDLRAFMEGYKERLRKGRCGISKISIQTGTSHGGVVLPDGTIAKVKLDFDTLKNLSKIAREEYALAGAVQHGASTLPAEAFGKFPEVGTAEVHLATEFQNMVYESGHFPKELKDRIYDWIRKNMAGEKKADQTDEQFIYSSRKKALGAFKKDILGLPADTRDAIAKEVEAKFEFLFEKLNVGNTKDIVLKHTTLRRVISRKSKMPEGKVEISHEGAD, from the coding sequence ATGGGACGAAGACCGCTAGATATGGACAAGTTGGCGCTGGATCTTGCGCTGACGGAAAATATTGATGATAAGAAAAAAATCGCAAAGAAGATCGCGGGGCTGGCTTACAAAGGCGGGGTATACCCGTCGAGCATAAATGAGTTCTACATGGCGCGCGGTAAGGGAGAATTTCCCGCGGCTTTCACGGTGCCCGCGATAAACCTGAGGACGCTTACCTATGATCTGGCAAAGGCGATATTCAGGGTGGCTAAGCGCAATAATGCCGGACCTTTTATATTTGAAATAGCAAAATCGGAAATGGGATATACAAACCAGCCTGCGGTTGAATATACCGCCGTATGTCTGGCCGCGGCCATGAAAGAAGGATGGAAGGGCCCCATATTCATCCAGGGAGACCATTTTCAGGTAAGCCACAAGAATTACGAGAAGGATCCTGAAAAGGAGCTGGAGAGCATAAAAGCCCTGATAATCCAGGCGATGGAAGGCGGTTTTTACAATATCGATATAGACTCGTCCACCCTTGTTGATCTATCTAAAAGCTCTATTAAAAAACAGCAGGAGCTCAACTACGAAGTCTGCGCCAAGCTTACTAACTTTATCCGGCAGAACCAGCCGCGCGGTATAGAGGTATCTGTCGGCGGGGAGATAGGGGAGGTCGGCAGCAAAAATTCGACCCCCGAGGATCTGCGCGCATTTATGGAAGGTTATAAAGAGAGGCTTCGCAAGGGCAGATGTGGTATATCGAAGATAAGCATACAGACCGGCACGTCGCATGGCGGGGTCGTTTTGCCTGACGGCACGATAGCCAAGGTTAAACTGGATTTTGACACCCTGAAGAACCTGTCCAAGATAGCGCGCGAAGAATACGCCCTCGCCGGGGCCGTCCAGCACGGAGCCTCGACCCTTCCCGCTGAGGCGTTCGGAAAATTCCCCGAGGTCGGGACCGCGGAGGTGCATCTCGCGACAGAGTTCCAGAACATGGTGTATGAATCCGGCCATTTCCCGAAAGAACTGAAGGATAGGATATACGACTGGATAAGGAAGAACATGGCCGGAGAAAAGAAGGCCGACCAGACCGACGAGCAGTTCATATACAGTTCCAGGAAGAAAGCTCTCGGCGCTTTTAAGAAGGATATTCTTGGCCTTCCAGCCGACACGCGGGACGCGATCGCGAAAGAGGTAGAGGCGAAGTTCGAGTTCCTTTTTGAAAAATTGAACGTCGGGAACACAAAAGATATCGTATTAAAACATACGACATTAAGAAGGGTCATATCCAGGAAGAGTAAGATGCCCGAAGGTAAAGTAGAGATAAGCCACGAAGGCGCGGACTAA
- a CDS encoding cold shock domain-containing protein → MVKGKVKWFSNEKGYGFITPENGNDVFVHHTSIQGEGYKSLEEGQDVELDIVQGPKGEQAANVVKL, encoded by the coding sequence ATGGTTAAAGGAAAAGTAAAATGGTTCTCAAACGAGAAAGGTTATGGGTTTATTACTCCTGAAAACGGAAATGATGTATTCGTGCATCACACTTCGATTCAGGGTGAAGGCTATAAGTCTTTGGAGGAAGGCCAGGATGTCGAGTTAGATATCGTGCAGGGCCCCAAAGGCGAACAAGCTGCAAACGTAGTGAAGTTATAA
- the ahcY gene encoding adenosylhomocysteinase, which produces MQYDVKDLKLAGKGKLRIEWANEYMRVLQLVRKHFRKERPLAGLKVSCCLHVTTETANLALTLKEGGALVSVCASNPLSTQDDVAASMVKDMKISTFAIKGEDNKKYYSHINSVLETSPNITMDDGADLVSTVHKSKGSLAKNMLGGTEETTTGVIRLRSMEKRNLLLYPIIAVNDADTKHLFDNRYGTGQSTIDGIIRSTNVLMAGSNFAVCGYGWCGRGVAMRARGMGANVTIIEVDPLKALEAVMEGFNVMPLREACKKMDVFVTLTGDINVIRKEHFELMKDGAIVANSGHFNVEIDIPALEKIAKGKRKVREFVDEYTLKDGRRVNLLGEGRLINLAAAEGHPASVMDMSFANQALACEYLAKNYKKLGKKVYKVPDFIDKNIAKLKLESLGIKIDTLTEEQEKYLDSWEMGT; this is translated from the coding sequence ATGCAATATGATGTCAAAGATCTAAAACTCGCTGGAAAGGGTAAATTGCGCATAGAGTGGGCGAACGAGTATATGCGCGTCCTGCAGCTCGTCCGGAAACATTTCAGGAAAGAAAGGCCGCTTGCAGGGTTGAAGGTATCGTGCTGCCTCCACGTAACGACAGAGACGGCTAATCTCGCCCTTACCTTAAAAGAAGGGGGGGCGCTTGTGTCCGTATGCGCTTCTAACCCGTTGAGTACGCAGGATGACGTCGCCGCCTCGATGGTGAAGGACATGAAGATAAGCACCTTCGCCATAAAGGGGGAGGACAACAAAAAATACTACAGTCACATAAACAGCGTCCTCGAAACCTCGCCGAACATAACCATGGACGACGGCGCGGACCTCGTTTCGACTGTCCACAAATCTAAGGGCTCGCTGGCCAAAAATATGCTGGGCGGGACCGAAGAGACGACGACCGGCGTTATACGTTTAAGGAGCATGGAGAAGAGGAATCTCCTTCTTTACCCTATAATCGCCGTGAACGACGCGGATACAAAACACCTGTTCGACAACCGTTACGGGACCGGCCAGTCTACCATCGACGGCATAATACGCTCGACCAACGTCCTTATGGCTGGATCGAATTTCGCGGTATGCGGCTATGGCTGGTGCGGAAGAGGCGTTGCGATGCGCGCAAGAGGCATGGGCGCCAATGTGACGATAATCGAAGTCGATCCGTTAAAGGCTCTCGAGGCTGTCATGGAAGGATTTAATGTGATGCCTCTTAGAGAGGCCTGCAAAAAGATGGATGTATTCGTTACGCTGACCGGCGATATAAACGTCATAAGGAAAGAGCATTTTGAGCTTATGAAAGACGGCGCGATAGTCGCCAATTCCGGCCATTTTAACGTTGAGATAGACATACCGGCCCTGGAAAAGATCGCTAAGGGAAAACGCAAGGTCAGGGAATTTGTCGATGAATACACCTTGAAGGACGGCAGGCGCGTAAACCTGCTGGGCGAAGGCAGGCTCATCAATCTCGCCGCCGCTGAGGGCCATCCTGCCAGCGTAATGGACATGAGCTTCGCGAACCAGGCGTTGGCCTGCGAATATTTAGCCAAGAATTACAAAAAACTCGGCAAAAAGGTATATAAAGTCCCGGATTTCATAGACAAGAACATCGCGAAACTTAAACTTGAGTCTCTCGGCATAAAGATAGATACTCTTACCGAGGAGCAGGAGAAATATCTGGATAGCTGGGAGATGGGGACATAA